A stretch of Lactiplantibacillus brownii DNA encodes these proteins:
- a CDS encoding energy-coupling factor transporter transmembrane component T family protein, protein MQSQLLIGYADRHTFLNRLSGSTKLLCFVGLSIIGMMTYDTRYLIGIMLFSLVIFHFSKIKASEISFVVSVIIGFSVLNLVMVYVFAPHYGVTIYGTEHLLLGSNQHYFNLTTEQLFYEFNLLLKYTFAVPLALIFLMTTNPSEFAASLNKIGISYRISYSVAIALRYIPDVQSDYRTISLAQQARGFEISKKAKFMTRVRGGIQILLPLIFSSLDRIEIISQAMELRRFGKGKHRSWYMAQRFKTNDYLALGVVALLIGLGIFLFHVNGGRFWNPFK, encoded by the coding sequence ATGCAATCGCAACTTTTAATTGGTTACGCTGATCGCCACACTTTCCTCAACCGGCTGAGTGGCAGCACTAAATTACTCTGTTTCGTCGGTTTGTCGATTATTGGGATGATGACTTATGATACCCGCTATCTCATTGGGATCATGCTCTTTTCACTCGTCATCTTTCATTTTTCAAAAATCAAAGCCAGCGAAATCTCATTTGTCGTTAGCGTTATTATCGGCTTCTCCGTGCTAAATCTGGTAATGGTTTACGTCTTTGCGCCTCACTATGGCGTCACCATCTATGGGACTGAACATCTGCTGCTTGGCAGCAATCAGCATTATTTTAACCTGACCACCGAGCAACTTTTTTATGAGTTCAACTTATTGCTGAAGTATACTTTTGCCGTGCCGTTAGCCTTAATTTTTCTGATGACGACTAATCCGAGTGAATTTGCAGCTAGTTTAAATAAGATCGGCATCTCATATCGGATCAGCTACTCCGTGGCCATTGCGCTTCGTTACATTCCAGACGTCCAAAGTGACTACCGAACAATTAGTTTAGCCCAACAAGCACGAGGCTTCGAAATTTCTAAGAAAGCTAAATTCATGACCCGCGTTCGCGGTGGTATTCAAATTCTCTTACCACTAATTTTCTCTAGTCTTGACCGCATCGAAATAATCAGTCAGGCAATGGAATTGCGGCGATTTGGTAAAGGCAAACACCGTAGTTGGTATATGGCGCAGCGATTTAAGACTAACGATTATTTAGCCTTAGGCGTCGTGGCATTATTGATTGGTTTGGGCATTTTTCTCTTCCACGTCAACGGGGGTCGCTTCTGGAATCCATTTAAATAG
- a CDS encoding ABC transporter ATP-binding protein, with product MTAPIISFKDFSFQYDSQTEPTLRHLNLDIYPGEKVLIAGPSGSGKSTLGRCLNGLIPQSYPGKMSGQVFINGQEIQTSSIFDLSLQVGTVLQDPDSQFVGLTVVEDMAFSLENDQRTQADMRAATAKWAQTLDLQNLLTHRPQELSGGQKQRVAMAGVLIDNSKILLFDEPLASLDPASGKASMALIEQLTHTEDLTVIIIEHRIEDVLQQPIDRLVVMQEGRIVANDQPEPILRQSLMAQLGLREPLYLSALLHAGIDLTACQHLDNLAKLTGPNLTERLQQWATGVTLNPPVTHSKPLLTIDQLCFGYDPHQPIIDQLSLTLHRGEMISLVGQNGTGKSTLSNLITGFLTPQGGTMTFDGQSLAELSVKERADHIGYILQDPNQMISKTLIFDEVATGLVLRGLDELTIEKRVLATLKVCGLYEFRHWPISALSFGQKKRVTIAAILVLEPTMLILDEPTAGQDLQHYTEMMNFLTKINHEQGMTIMLITHDMHLMLEYTDRTIVLGHGQVLMDAAPADVLTNDAIIEQASLAKTSLYTLAERHHIAPTEFVAKFVQAEREAR from the coding sequence ATGACTGCACCGATTATTAGTTTTAAAGATTTTTCATTTCAATACGATAGTCAAACTGAGCCGACTTTGCGCCATCTAAATCTAGACATTTATCCCGGTGAAAAAGTCCTCATTGCGGGACCTTCTGGTTCTGGTAAGTCCACGTTGGGTCGTTGCCTAAATGGGCTGATTCCCCAATCCTACCCGGGCAAAATGAGTGGTCAAGTCTTCATCAACGGCCAAGAAATTCAGACCAGTTCTATTTTTGACTTATCACTGCAAGTCGGGACCGTTTTACAAGACCCTGACAGTCAGTTTGTTGGTCTGACCGTCGTTGAAGATATGGCGTTCTCACTCGAAAATGATCAGCGAACTCAGGCCGACATGCGCGCAGCTACTGCCAAATGGGCTCAGACACTAGATTTACAAAATTTATTGACCCATCGACCACAAGAATTGTCTGGCGGTCAAAAGCAACGGGTCGCCATGGCGGGTGTCTTAATCGACAATAGCAAGATTTTGTTATTCGATGAACCTTTAGCGAGTCTCGATCCCGCTTCTGGTAAGGCTTCTATGGCACTCATAGAGCAATTAACGCATACCGAAGATCTAACCGTCATTATTATCGAGCACCGGATTGAAGATGTGCTCCAGCAACCGATCGACCGCTTAGTTGTCATGCAAGAGGGACGAATTGTCGCTAATGATCAGCCAGAACCAATTCTCCGGCAATCATTGATGGCTCAATTGGGATTGCGTGAACCATTATATCTCTCAGCGTTACTACACGCTGGCATTGATCTAACTGCTTGCCAGCATTTAGACAACTTGGCCAAATTAACTGGGCCTAACTTGACTGAAAGACTACAACAATGGGCCACCGGGGTGACCTTAAATCCACCTGTAACTCATTCGAAGCCACTATTGACCATCGATCAGTTGTGCTTCGGCTATGACCCGCACCAACCCATTATCGACCAGCTATCACTCACGCTCCATCGCGGTGAGATGATCAGTCTTGTCGGGCAAAATGGGACTGGTAAATCAACATTAAGTAACTTGATTACTGGCTTTTTAACGCCACAGGGTGGAACCATGACTTTCGATGGTCAGTCGCTCGCTGAGTTGTCGGTCAAGGAACGGGCTGACCACATCGGCTACATTCTTCAAGATCCCAATCAGATGATCTCCAAAACGCTGATTTTTGATGAAGTAGCCACTGGTCTCGTTTTGCGCGGCCTTGACGAGCTAACGATCGAAAAACGAGTTCTCGCGACCTTGAAGGTTTGTGGTCTCTATGAATTTCGGCACTGGCCGATCTCAGCACTTAGCTTCGGTCAAAAGAAACGGGTCACGATTGCGGCCATCTTAGTCCTCGAACCCACCATGTTGATTCTTGATGAACCGACTGCCGGGCAGGATTTACAGCATTATACGGAAATGATGAACTTTTTAACAAAGATCAATCACGAACAAGGTATGACGATCATGCTGATTACCCACGATATGCACCTGATGCTCGAATACACCGACCGGACCATCGTTCTCGGACACGGCCAAGTCTTAATGGACGCCGCGCCAGCTGACGTTTTGACTAACGATGCCATTATTGAACAAGCGTCATTAGCCAAAACAAGTCTCTACACCTTGGCCGAACGTCACCACATTGCGCCAACTGAATTCGTCGCCAAATTTGTCCAAGCCGAACGGGAGGCGCGCTAA
- a CDS encoding ECF-type riboflavin transporter substrate-binding protein: protein MQNKQSNSIRTVVATGIGAAVIFVLMKFVAIPTGIPNTQVNVAIGFLALLGAIFGPVAAGLAGFIGHALNDFVTYGSPWWTWVIVDGLIGVAFGLAKNHLKIETGVLGKAKLIWFNIYQIIVNFIGWVLLAPTGDIIIYHEPANKVYIQGITTWLIDSISVAVIGTILLVLYARTRTQHGSLTKER, encoded by the coding sequence ATGCAAAATAAGCAATCTAATTCAATTCGTACCGTCGTTGCCACCGGGATCGGTGCCGCCGTGATATTTGTTCTTATGAAGTTCGTCGCGATTCCAACCGGGATTCCCAACACCCAAGTCAATGTTGCTATCGGTTTTCTCGCCTTGCTAGGGGCTATCTTTGGCCCCGTTGCAGCTGGACTGGCCGGCTTTATTGGACATGCTTTGAATGATTTCGTGACTTATGGCTCACCTTGGTGGACTTGGGTCATTGTTGATGGTTTAATTGGGGTCGCCTTTGGTTTAGCCAAGAATCACCTTAAAATTGAAACCGGAGTTTTAGGCAAAGCCAAATTAATCTGGTTTAACATTTATCAAATTATCGTTAACTTTATCGGTTGGGTTCTTTTAGCTCCAACCGGTGATATCATTATTTATCATGAACCAGCTAATAAAGTCTACATCCAAGGCATCACAACTTGGCTCATAGACTCAATCTCAGTTGCCGTCATTGGGACGATTTTGCTCGTCTTATACGCGCGGACGCGAACTCAACACGGGAGCTTAACAAAGGAACGTTAA
- a CDS encoding GntR family transcriptional regulator — MAYKYEAIADSLRQDIKSGKYAPGELMPDQNKLAATFDTTRITIHKAIQLLIIEGMVYSKRGAGTFVRKDFGLTNTRQETQVDRPLGTTRTNQGKKVTSKVLELEARLPTAREAEQLMIDTMDPVYVIRRTRYVEGKVWAYEHTIMPTSIVTLTKQVLEGSIYGYLEKERGMSIAGTHRLISAAKATDEDVEAMGAELDDPVLVINQVSYTDDGQPFEVSESHFPYDSSTVVADVQVH, encoded by the coding sequence TTGGCTTATAAGTATGAAGCAATCGCTGACAGCTTACGTCAGGACATTAAAAGTGGTAAATATGCGCCTGGGGAGCTCATGCCTGACCAAAATAAACTGGCAGCGACGTTTGATACAACCCGGATTACGATTCACAAGGCCATTCAACTGTTAATTATTGAAGGGATGGTTTACTCGAAGCGGGGTGCGGGGACTTTTGTGCGTAAAGATTTTGGCTTAACGAATACACGACAAGAAACACAAGTGGACCGCCCATTAGGAACGACCCGAACGAACCAAGGTAAAAAGGTTACCAGTAAAGTTTTGGAATTGGAAGCCCGGCTGCCAACGGCGCGTGAAGCTGAACAATTAATGATTGATACCATGGACCCAGTTTATGTCATTCGACGGACCCGATATGTCGAAGGCAAAGTTTGGGCCTATGAACATACGATCATGCCAACCAGTATTGTGACTTTAACCAAACAAGTCTTGGAAGGCTCGATTTATGGGTACTTAGAAAAAGAACGTGGTATGTCGATTGCGGGCACGCACCGCTTGATTTCTGCGGCCAAAGCGACCGATGAAGATGTGGAAGCCATGGGTGCTGAACTTGATGATCCCGTGTTAGTGATCAATCAGGTCAGTTATACGGACGATGGTCAACCATTTGAAGTTTCAGAATCACATTTCCCATATGATAGTAGTACTGTTGTCGCGGATGTTCAGGTGCATTAG
- a CDS encoding PadR family transcriptional regulator, whose product MAGNFYQRLIDKYEPMTEAAFLTLVSVRKPIKSDDIPKKIATLTHNQLQLGLGTLFTNLHAMTKDYLMTERVDSDDVHVYEITGSGEALLMAERDRLKLLTEIIENEDLKAD is encoded by the coding sequence ATGGCTGGAAACTTTTATCAACGGTTAATCGATAAGTATGAACCAATGACCGAAGCCGCTTTTTTAACTTTAGTTAGTGTCCGGAAACCAATTAAGAGCGACGACATTCCTAAAAAAATCGCGACGTTAACTCATAATCAATTACAACTGGGATTGGGCACTTTATTTACTAATTTGCATGCAATGACCAAAGATTATTTGATGACGGAACGGGTCGATAGCGATGACGTGCACGTGTATGAGATTACCGGGAGCGGTGAAGCGCTATTAATGGCGGAGCGCGACCGGTTAAAGTTATTGACTGAGATTATTGAAAACGAGGATTTAAAAGCAGATTAA
- a CDS encoding alcohol dehydrogenase, translating to MRLKDLTGETYSRLTVVERAESAPNGNARWLCQCSCGRQVVVDSYRLRKGITKSCGCLRADVSRKNIFENPKTRQNMGRSDNLPLYQGTSVDRLKPNSRNRSGVIGVSFDRCSQKWVARLMYRGHLVLNQQFADMDDAILARKQAEERYVKPILEEYAKTSAE from the coding sequence ATGCGACTAAAAGATTTAACAGGTGAGACGTATAGCCGATTAACCGTCGTTGAACGTGCTGAAAGCGCGCCAAACGGGAATGCCCGGTGGTTGTGTCAATGTTCATGTGGTCGGCAAGTCGTCGTCGATAGCTATCGTTTACGCAAAGGTATTACCAAGAGTTGTGGTTGCTTGCGAGCGGACGTTAGTCGGAAAAATATTTTTGAAAATCCAAAGACACGCCAAAATATGGGTCGTAGTGATAATTTGCCATTATATCAAGGGACTTCAGTGGATCGCCTGAAGCCTAACAGTCGCAATCGGAGCGGTGTGATTGGCGTTTCTTTTGATCGTTGTTCACAAAAATGGGTGGCACGATTAATGTATCGTGGTCATTTAGTTTTGAATCAACAATTCGCTGATATGGATGATGCTATTTTAGCGCGGAAGCAAGCTGAAGAACGCTATGTCAAACCAATCTTGGAAGAATATGCTAAAACCAGCGCGGAATAA
- a CDS encoding SDR family NAD(P)-dependent oxidoreductase: MEMGLTHKRVLVTGSTKGIGRAIATAFAKEGADVVINGRRADTVQGVVDDLAAAYPATKPIAAPFDISDQAAAEELFKLVPTVDVLVNNMGIFAPMTYDAIDDATWERFFKVNVLSGNRLARHYLPGMLANDFGRIIFIASEEAVMPSGEMPQYSMTKSMNLSLAKSLSKLTVGTHVTVNTVMPGSTLTEGVQQMLNKMYAESDLPADQWEHDFMTHHRPLSQIQRLIRPAEIGRLTVFVASPFASSFSGEALRADGGLVPTIF; the protein is encoded by the coding sequence ATGGAAATGGGTTTGACACATAAGCGGGTGTTGGTGACCGGGTCGACCAAAGGGATCGGTCGCGCAATTGCCACCGCCTTTGCTAAAGAAGGTGCGGATGTGGTCATTAATGGGCGTCGCGCGGACACGGTGCAAGGCGTGGTTGATGACTTAGCGGCAGCTTATCCGGCAACGAAGCCGATTGCGGCGCCGTTTGACATTAGTGATCAGGCCGCTGCTGAAGAACTGTTCAAACTGGTCCCCACGGTGGACGTCCTCGTCAACAACATGGGGATTTTTGCCCCAATGACCTACGATGCCATCGATGATGCCACTTGGGAACGGTTCTTTAAAGTGAATGTTTTGTCGGGAAACCGCTTAGCACGGCATTATTTACCAGGGATGTTAGCGAATGATTTTGGCCGGATTATTTTTATTGCGAGTGAAGAAGCCGTCATGCCATCCGGTGAGATGCCCCAATATTCAATGACGAAATCGATGAATCTGTCTTTAGCGAAGAGCTTGTCAAAACTTACGGTTGGGACTCATGTGACCGTGAACACGGTGATGCCGGGATCGACTTTAACCGAAGGCGTACAACAGATGCTCAATAAGATGTATGCTGAGTCAGACTTACCAGCCGATCAATGGGAACATGATTTTATGACCCATCATCGGCCTTTGTCACAGATTCAACGATTGATTCGGCCAGCCGAAATTGGTCGTTTGACCGTCTTTGTGGCGAGTCCGTTTGCCAGCAGTTTTTCTGGTGAAGCCCTGCGAGCAGATGGTGGTTTAGTGCCAACGATTTTTTAA
- a CDS encoding ABC transporter ATP-binding protein: MTTTAPLLKISHLQKRFGKFQALKNIDFAIYPGEVFGFIGPNGAGKSTTIRVLLGILKASGGSATIFGEDVWQHSVAIHQHIAYVPGDVYLWPNLSGGEIIDLFLKLNGEKHSAKTDALIKEFGLDPRKKARTYSKGNRQKVALIAAFSTDADFYIFDEPTSGLDPLNEQTFQEHVLKLKAQGKSVLLSSHILSEVEKMCDRIGIIREGAIVETGTLAEMRHLTRTTIEVQTVKPLTELATLPGVHGLTTKHGENHVSLAVDADQLSAVMSYLTAQKLVTLTSTPPTLEDLFMRYYESPNDARATDGK, translated from the coding sequence ATGACAACAACAGCACCATTATTAAAAATTTCGCATTTACAAAAACGTTTTGGCAAGTTTCAGGCGTTGAAAAACATTGATTTTGCCATCTATCCCGGAGAAGTTTTTGGCTTTATTGGACCGAACGGAGCGGGAAAGTCGACGACAATTCGTGTCTTATTAGGAATCTTGAAAGCGAGTGGCGGTTCGGCCACGATTTTCGGCGAAGATGTCTGGCAACACAGTGTTGCGATTCATCAGCACATTGCGTATGTGCCCGGGGATGTTTATTTATGGCCGAATTTGAGTGGTGGTGAGATTATTGACCTCTTTTTAAAACTGAATGGCGAAAAACATTCGGCTAAAACGGATGCCTTGATCAAGGAATTTGGTCTTGATCCGCGTAAGAAAGCTCGAACTTATTCGAAAGGCAATCGACAAAAGGTTGCGTTGATTGCGGCTTTTTCCACGGATGCTGACTTTTATATTTTTGATGAACCAACGTCTGGGCTAGATCCATTGAATGAGCAGACGTTTCAAGAACACGTTTTGAAGTTAAAAGCGCAGGGGAAGAGCGTGCTACTTTCGAGTCATATTTTATCCGAAGTTGAGAAGATGTGTGATCGGATTGGTATTATTCGGGAAGGGGCGATCGTTGAAACGGGGACCTTGGCTGAGATGCGCCATTTGACGCGCACGACGATCGAGGTACAAACGGTGAAACCTTTGACCGAGTTGGCAACGTTGCCAGGAGTTCACGGTTTAACGACGAAACACGGTGAAAATCACGTTAGCTTAGCGGTAGATGCGGACCAATTGTCGGCAGTGATGAGTTACTTAACGGCTCAAAAGTTAGTGACATTGACCAGCACACCCCCAACTTTGGAAGACCTGTTCATGCGTTATTACGAATCGCCAAATGACGCACGGGCCACTGATGGGAAGTGA
- a CDS encoding ABC transporter permease produces MSGQLFKRTGLLIRLNLKRDWTKILIWTIALAGLFTAIAAKFDGIYGTQKAIDTIVTTLKSPAMVSLFGAFTAKAPYNTAKIFATEMVVFMALIMIVMNIMLAVATTRGEEDDGLLELVRAHSVGRLAPLTAGFAELTGLNLVIGILYGLGLQVAGMPGADTAGNWLIGFGLAAMGWLFGMLTLLVAQLADSASGTTMLSYAIFGVMYVARMSTDVSDPKTTWWVPFGWIEKLSVYQNNNWYPVLWMMLLGLALAGLAAWLNAHRDLGAGLLATRQGRRTATPFLRGPATLLWRQSRVSVFAWTLGSLALGASYGSIFNTIGDLAKSNPMIKQLLGATALAAANRVIVKNFIAVLAIVVVVVALIPAVQTMLKLVSDENKGYLHQLYATATSRWQVWASYTSFALAEAVLVFLAGLVGMYVTGASVMTDPIKWATYWRVLLAYLPAMFVMIGFASFLAGWLPKWRYLAWVWVLYGFFSLYLGSLIKLPMWAKKLTPLGFVNKVPMKAIDWSTNWWLLAITVLILVIASIGYRQRDLAQ; encoded by the coding sequence ATGTCAGGACAATTATTTAAACGAACCGGGCTACTGATTCGCCTTAATTTAAAACGTGACTGGACGAAAATTTTGATCTGGACGATTGCTTTGGCAGGCTTATTTACCGCCATTGCAGCGAAATTCGATGGCATCTATGGCACACAAAAAGCAATCGATACAATCGTGACAACGCTGAAGTCACCCGCCATGGTGTCACTATTTGGGGCTTTTACCGCGAAAGCACCCTATAACACGGCTAAAATATTTGCGACTGAAATGGTCGTTTTCATGGCGTTGATCATGATTGTGATGAATATCATGTTAGCGGTGGCGACAACTCGTGGTGAAGAAGATGACGGCCTTTTAGAGTTAGTCCGGGCGCACTCGGTTGGCCGCTTAGCCCCATTAACGGCCGGGTTCGCGGAGTTGACTGGGTTAAATCTCGTCATCGGTATCTTATATGGCCTTGGTCTGCAAGTGGCTGGCATGCCGGGGGCGGATACGGCTGGTAATTGGCTGATTGGCTTCGGCCTAGCTGCGATGGGCTGGTTGTTCGGAATGTTGACACTACTGGTGGCGCAACTAGCGGATAGTGCGAGTGGTACGACCATGCTGAGCTATGCGATTTTTGGTGTCATGTATGTGGCGCGAATGAGCACGGATGTCAGTGATCCTAAAACAACTTGGTGGGTACCATTTGGCTGGATTGAAAAGCTAAGCGTTTATCAGAATAATAATTGGTACCCGGTGTTGTGGATGATGCTACTAGGCCTTGCTTTGGCCGGCTTAGCGGCATGGTTGAATGCTCACCGAGATTTAGGTGCGGGTCTCTTAGCGACTCGTCAAGGGCGACGAACCGCGACGCCCTTCTTACGCGGCCCCGCAACCTTATTATGGCGACAGTCAAGAGTCAGTGTGTTTGCTTGGACCCTAGGTAGCTTAGCATTGGGTGCCTCTTATGGCTCGATCTTTAATACGATTGGTGATTTGGCCAAAAGTAACCCAATGATTAAGCAACTTTTAGGAGCAACGGCCTTGGCTGCGGCTAATCGGGTCATCGTGAAGAATTTCATTGCCGTTTTAGCCATCGTTGTTGTGGTTGTGGCACTAATTCCAGCCGTTCAAACGATGCTGAAACTGGTAAGCGATGAGAATAAAGGCTATTTGCATCAATTATATGCTACGGCAACCTCACGTTGGCAGGTTTGGGCCAGCTATACCAGTTTCGCGTTAGCAGAAGCGGTCCTCGTTTTCTTGGCCGGTTTAGTTGGCATGTACGTGACCGGGGCAAGTGTTATGACTGATCCAATCAAATGGGCCACCTATTGGCGGGTCCTATTGGCTTATCTACCAGCCATGTTTGTGATGATCGGGTTTGCAAGCTTTTTGGCGGGATGGTTGCCAAAATGGCGTTACTTAGCCTGGGTTTGGGTCCTTTATGGGTTCTTCTCCCTCTATTTAGGCAGCCTAATCAAGTTACCGATGTGGGCGAAAAAACTGACCCCGTTAGGCTTTGTCAATAAGGTCCCTATGAAGGCGATTGATTGGTCAACCAACTGGTGGTTGCTAGCGATAACTGTGCTAATATTAGTGATAGCAAGTATTGGCTATCGCCAGCGCGATTTGGCGCAGTAG
- a CDS encoding TetR/AcrR family transcriptional regulator: MARKETPKDPEKVTRILAAATHEFAVHGYTAAKTDQIAVVAQVSKGLIFHYYGSKQQLYFQTVVAATERIKTEVNPQAFKTPADLVTLVVRSTKYKAEFGRQHPDEMRLMINAYGNVDKLPVKIQGELRELYAQSLQVSQVLIGKVIERLPLRPGVDRETVIQLIMGVYQQIFAEFQAHMAVNPDAETMLDAQWIVDRAKQYMAILENGFVQPE; encoded by the coding sequence ATGGCACGGAAAGAAACGCCCAAAGACCCCGAAAAGGTCACTCGAATTCTAGCAGCCGCCACGCATGAATTTGCTGTACATGGTTATACGGCGGCCAAGACGGATCAAATTGCGGTGGTGGCACAAGTTTCAAAAGGGCTGATCTTCCATTATTATGGGAGCAAACAACAACTGTATTTTCAGACAGTGGTGGCAGCAACTGAGCGCATCAAAACCGAGGTTAATCCGCAAGCGTTCAAGACACCAGCGGATTTGGTGACCTTAGTGGTTCGCAGTACGAAATACAAAGCCGAATTTGGCCGGCAACATCCTGATGAAATGCGCTTGATGATCAATGCGTACGGTAATGTTGACAAGCTACCGGTCAAGATTCAAGGTGAATTGCGAGAACTATATGCCCAAAGCTTACAAGTATCACAAGTTTTGATCGGCAAAGTGATCGAACGGCTACCCTTACGACCGGGAGTGGATCGCGAAACTGTGATTCAGTTAATTATGGGAGTCTATCAGCAAATCTTTGCGGAGTTTCAGGCACACATGGCCGTTAATCCGGATGCTGAAACAATGCTAGATGCCCAATGGATTGTTGATCGTGCCAAACAGTATATGGCAATCTTGGAAAATGGCTTTGTGCAACCAGAATAG
- a CDS encoding FAD-binding protein translates to MDLNLTAEQQALWQHLTNFSQEKLAPLDAQLAQGRQASAEAYQLLVTEGLPELGLAQPFGLELDLSTQALAVAAVAQGSVSAAVMLATTWVTATALTLYGKPAQFAETLQAAKTKPLAIAVTEPDGGGRQASQTSASKQADEHWSLVGDKSFVVNGGQAAAYLVLTRTFRGNHLQFLVPATQKALRVLEPVQLAGLPGVPAATIRLNGVSATTSQILGYQDQGMTIARHIDALARIFIGAISVGVGQRTLAVVKRYAHERALGKGLLSDEPLIQQQAGELAIRLHTSELLTWDAAQRVDQKQDFEVAATMAAVTAAENSLVMTQQAAQLIGGIAYTKALPLAQLTGEAQALGMMTGAKAQLTRQVGWHALGIDERKQLTADQPVAVAKRLKVADLHRVVKTLRLTEDVPVTVGSIKAAKRLIVLGQGALEPAVLLQAQQLAKWIGAAVAVTQPLTKLEQFSQNQLIGIDGATVAPEVIINIGISGAEQYVLGMTGAKHILSVNPDEKAPIFKVSQQAFVGTAADFLTGMIAALN, encoded by the coding sequence ATGGATTTGAATTTAACTGCTGAACAACAAGCGCTATGGCAACATTTAACTAACTTTAGTCAGGAAAAGTTAGCGCCACTGGATGCACAATTAGCGCAAGGACGTCAAGCGAGTGCCGAAGCCTACCAATTGTTAGTCACAGAAGGCCTGCCTGAATTAGGCTTAGCACAGCCATTTGGCCTAGAACTTGATCTCTCCACACAAGCTTTGGCGGTAGCGGCAGTGGCGCAGGGCTCGGTAAGTGCCGCGGTAATGCTGGCGACAACTTGGGTCACAGCCACTGCGCTAACGCTATACGGCAAGCCAGCACAGTTTGCTGAAACGCTACAAGCTGCCAAGACGAAGCCGTTAGCGATTGCGGTGACGGAACCAGATGGCGGTGGTCGACAGGCCAGTCAAACGAGTGCCTCAAAGCAAGCCGATGAGCATTGGTCACTGGTCGGCGATAAAAGTTTTGTGGTGAATGGTGGACAGGCGGCTGCCTATTTAGTTTTGACGCGCACTTTTCGTGGCAATCACCTCCAATTCTTAGTTCCAGCCACGCAAAAGGCTCTCAGAGTATTAGAACCCGTGCAGTTGGCGGGCTTGCCCGGTGTCCCAGCGGCGACAATACGCTTAAATGGGGTGTCGGCGACAACGTCACAAATATTAGGCTATCAAGATCAAGGCATGACCATCGCGCGACATATCGATGCCTTAGCCCGTATCTTTATCGGTGCCATTAGTGTGGGCGTGGGGCAACGAACGTTGGCTGTCGTGAAACGCTATGCTCATGAACGCGCGCTTGGTAAAGGCCTTTTAAGTGACGAGCCATTGATTCAACAACAGGCTGGTGAATTGGCAATACGGTTGCACACCAGTGAGCTGTTAACTTGGGATGCCGCTCAGCGGGTCGATCAAAAGCAAGACTTTGAAGTTGCGGCCACGATGGCGGCAGTCACAGCGGCGGAAAATAGCCTGGTAATGACGCAACAGGCTGCCCAACTCATTGGCGGGATTGCTTATACTAAGGCGTTGCCACTGGCTCAGCTCACGGGTGAAGCCCAAGCGCTGGGGATGATGACTGGGGCTAAAGCCCAATTGACACGTCAAGTGGGGTGGCATGCTCTCGGAATTGATGAACGCAAACAGCTGACTGCGGATCAACCGGTGGCGGTTGCGAAACGACTTAAAGTAGCTGATTTGCACCGCGTCGTTAAAACGCTCCGATTAACGGAAGATGTTCCCGTGACAGTTGGTTCGATCAAGGCTGCTAAACGGTTGATCGTGCTTGGCCAAGGTGCCTTAGAACCAGCGGTGTTATTGCAAGCCCAACAATTGGCAAAATGGATTGGCGCGGCAGTTGCGGTGACACAGCCGTTGACCAAATTAGAGCAATTTAGTCAGAATCAATTGATTGGTATTGACGGCGCGACGGTCGCCCCTGAAGTAATTATTAATATTGGTATTTCAGGTGCAGAACAATATGTCCTTGGGATGACAGGCGCGAAGCATATTTTGTCGGTAAATCCAGACGAAAAAGCCCCGATATTTAAAGTCTCTCAGCAGGCATTTGTTGGGACCGCTGCGGATTTTCTTACTGGCATGATTGCAGCATTGAATTGA